A genomic segment from Variovorax paradoxus B4 encodes:
- a CDS encoding TRAP transporter substrate-binding protein has protein sequence MKKLKLALVAAAALALALPAPAQNTRLRVAGSLVSGGQIQQNKEQPFFENFAKNTGLPIDAEYKPLDVLGMKDADGLRVVKSGLFDIVALRLAQVSRDDPFLLGPDIVGLSTDYDTARKVVDAYRAPLDTRLQERHGAKLLGTYPFGPQIMFCKTPIAGLADLKGKKVRVSDQSLARFIERLDGIPVALAFTETQQALERGVVDCAITGPSSANSAGWPEVTTHVMPIGFQIHIVAYAINLKKWNALPPEQQARMAAAFQKLETDTWAYSRELWDDASRCNVGREPCKLGKRYAMKEVPVKPADQKLVRDAVGAVSLPLWAEVCDKSYDKCSATWKQVVAPVVGLR, from the coding sequence ATGAAGAAACTCAAGCTCGCCCTCGTTGCCGCGGCCGCCCTCGCCCTGGCGCTGCCCGCGCCGGCCCAGAACACGCGGCTGCGCGTGGCGGGCAGCCTGGTGTCCGGCGGCCAGATCCAGCAGAACAAGGAGCAGCCCTTCTTCGAGAACTTCGCAAAGAACACCGGGCTGCCGATCGATGCCGAGTACAAGCCGCTCGACGTGCTCGGCATGAAGGACGCCGACGGCCTGCGCGTGGTCAAGTCGGGGCTGTTCGACATCGTGGCGCTGCGGCTGGCGCAGGTCTCGCGCGACGACCCGTTTCTGCTCGGCCCCGACATCGTCGGCCTCTCGACCGACTACGACACCGCGCGCAAGGTGGTCGATGCCTACCGCGCGCCGCTCGACACGCGGCTGCAGGAACGCCACGGCGCCAAGCTGCTGGGCACCTACCCGTTCGGCCCGCAGATCATGTTCTGCAAGACCCCGATTGCGGGCCTGGCCGACCTCAAGGGCAAGAAGGTGCGCGTCAGCGACCAGTCGCTCGCGCGCTTCATCGAGCGGCTCGACGGCATTCCGGTGGCCCTTGCATTCACCGAGACGCAGCAGGCGCTGGAGCGCGGCGTGGTCGACTGCGCGATCACCGGGCCGAGCTCCGCCAACTCGGCCGGCTGGCCCGAGGTGACCACGCACGTCATGCCGATCGGCTTCCAGATCCACATCGTCGCCTACGCCATCAACCTGAAGAAGTGGAACGCGCTGCCGCCCGAGCAGCAAGCCAGGATGGCGGCCGCCTTCCAGAAGCTGGAGACCGACACCTGGGCCTATTCGCGCGAGCTGTGGGACGACGCCTCGCGCTGCAACGTGGGGCGCGAGCCGTGCAAGCTCGGCAAGCGCTACGCCATGAAGGAAGTGCCGGTGAAGCCGGCCGACCAGAAGCTCGTGCGCGACGCGGTCGGCGCGGTCTCGCTGCCGCTGTGGGCCGAGGTTTGCGACAAGTCCTACGACAAGTGCTCGGCCACCTGGAAGCAGGTCGTCGCGCCGGTGGTGGGCCTCAGGTAA
- a CDS encoding TRAP transporter large permease, producing MNLLVIGLAFFAMLGMMLVGMPIAVSMALVGIVGGIAAYGAPFMDSIAPVVWGVQNENLLTSVPLFVLLGELLLRSGIADRMYIALSAWLGRLPGGLLHTNIGSCALFAATSGSSVATAATVGTVALPSLQRRGYSMRASLGSLAAGGTLGILIPPSVNMIVYGSLTNNSIGKLFIAGIIPGLLLTGFFMLWIAGSSLASGNAMREAKVPLDQRIRALVHLVPPAVVFGIVMGSLYFGIATAAESAALGVIAALGFVLHSGKLSWELMRNCFVSTARVSGMILLIVVAAFVLNLTVSLTGVAEAMTKWVSGLGLSATGLILALMVFYLVLGMFMDVLSMQVATIPITYPIATALGVDPIWFGIFIVLMCELGLITPPVGMNLFVVHGIRPDKGGIEDAIWGALPYALIMILFTLLLLAVPQLVTWLPGHM from the coding sequence GTGAACCTGCTCGTCATAGGACTCGCCTTCTTCGCGATGCTCGGCATGATGCTGGTCGGCATGCCGATTGCCGTGTCGATGGCGCTGGTGGGCATCGTCGGCGGCATTGCGGCCTACGGCGCGCCCTTCATGGACTCGATCGCGCCTGTGGTCTGGGGCGTGCAGAACGAGAACCTGCTGACCTCGGTGCCGTTGTTCGTCTTGCTCGGCGAGCTGCTGCTGCGCTCGGGCATTGCCGACCGCATGTACATTGCGCTGTCGGCCTGGCTCGGCCGCCTGCCCGGCGGGCTGCTGCACACCAACATCGGCAGCTGCGCGCTGTTCGCAGCCACCTCAGGCTCGTCGGTGGCCACCGCCGCCACAGTGGGCACGGTGGCGCTGCCTTCGCTGCAGCGGCGCGGCTACTCCATGCGCGCCTCGCTCGGCAGCCTGGCCGCCGGCGGCACGCTGGGCATCCTGATTCCGCCCAGCGTGAACATGATCGTGTACGGCTCCCTCACCAACAACTCGATCGGCAAGCTGTTCATCGCGGGCATCATCCCGGGCCTGCTGCTGACCGGCTTCTTCATGCTCTGGATCGCGGGCTCCAGCCTGGCGAGCGGCAACGCGATGCGCGAGGCCAAGGTGCCGCTGGACCAGCGCATCCGCGCGCTGGTGCACCTGGTGCCGCCGGCAGTGGTGTTCGGCATCGTCATGGGCAGCCTCTACTTCGGCATTGCCACCGCGGCCGAAAGCGCCGCGCTGGGCGTGATTGCGGCGCTGGGCTTCGTGCTGCACTCGGGCAAGCTGAGCTGGGAGCTGATGCGCAACTGCTTCGTCTCGACAGCGCGGGTGAGCGGAATGATCCTGCTCATCGTGGTGGCGGCCTTCGTGCTGAACCTGACGGTGAGCCTCACCGGCGTGGCCGAGGCCATGACCAAGTGGGTCTCGGGCCTGGGCCTGTCGGCCACGGGGCTGATCCTCGCGCTGATGGTGTTCTACCTGGTGCTCGGCATGTTCATGGACGTGCTGTCGATGCAGGTGGCCACCATTCCCATCACCTATCCGATCGCCACTGCACTGGGCGTCGACCCGATCTGGTTCGGGATCTTCATCGTGCTGATGTGCGAGCTGGGGCTCATCACGCCGCCGGTGGGCATGAACCTGTTCGTGGTGCACGGCATCCGGCCCGACAAGGGCGGCATCGAGGACGCGATCTGGGGCGCACTGCCCTATGCGCTGATCATGATCCTGTTCACCCTGCTGCTGCTGGCCGTGCCGCAGCTGGTGACCTGGCTGCCGGGCCACATGTGA
- a CDS encoding TRAP transporter small permease subunit yields MSERPQPTAASPEEAPAAPRRVDFKTRVETVLATIFGAIFLGLSVIVTIETAARKLFNISLQGADELGGYALAVGSTIAFSLALLGRNHIRVDVFHERFPVRVQALLNWLSAVSLAALAVFIGWVAFKVIGDTMAYRSTAQTPWATPLIIPQGVWYGGLVIFALVACGLALRATQLLLSGNIAALNTDFHPKSAKEELKEELDDLAVRQAAQPGEGDKP; encoded by the coding sequence ATGAGCGAGCGGCCGCAGCCCACCGCCGCGTCGCCTGAAGAAGCGCCGGCCGCGCCGCGGCGCGTCGACTTCAAGACGCGCGTGGAGACGGTGCTGGCCACCATCTTCGGCGCGATCTTCCTTGGCCTGTCGGTCATCGTGACCATCGAAACCGCCGCGCGCAAGCTGTTCAACATCTCGCTGCAGGGCGCGGACGAACTCGGCGGCTATGCGCTCGCGGTGGGCTCGACCATTGCCTTCAGCCTGGCGCTGCTGGGGCGCAACCACATCCGCGTCGACGTGTTCCACGAGAGGTTTCCGGTCCGCGTGCAGGCGCTGCTGAACTGGCTCTCGGCGGTATCGCTGGCGGCGCTCGCGGTGTTCATCGGCTGGGTGGCGTTCAAGGTGATCGGCGACACCATGGCCTACCGCAGCACCGCGCAGACGCCGTGGGCCACGCCGCTGATCATTCCGCAGGGCGTCTGGTATGGCGGGCTGGTGATCTTCGCGCTCGTGGCCTGCGGGCTCGCGCTGCGCGCCACCCAGTTGCTTCTCAGCGGCAACATCGCGGCGCTGAACACCGACTTCCATCCCAAGAGCGCCAAGGAAGAGCTGAAGGAAGAACTGGACGACCTCGCGGTGCGCCAGGCCGCGCAGCCCGGCGAAGGAGACAAGCCGTGA
- a CDS encoding TRAP transporter substrate-binding protein has translation MPMRPLAKPFSKPFAAAFVLALATVLALPTAQAQDRIKLKAIGQPLATGLIQKNKEQPFFENFAARTGLPIDVDYKPIDTLGIKDTEQLRVMKAGLFDIVSLRVSQNSRDEPTILGLDLVGAAPDYATGRKVAKAYFDTVDARLQQQFNVKLLGVWPFGPQILFCKKPIASLANIKGMKVRVYDQNLAKFIEMVGGTPVPVSFADTHQSLSLGVVDCAITGPSSANSAGWPEVTTHQLAIGFQMALNGYGMTMKSWNALKPDQQAKLKAAFDGLTEEVWKYSEELFRDALNCNAGKDPCTTGKKFKLVDVPVTPADLELVRGAVGKVSLPVWAEVCDKSNPGCSKGWQATVAPVLGLK, from the coding sequence ATGCCGATGCGCCCTCTTGCCAAGCCCTTTTCAAAACCGTTCGCCGCGGCCTTCGTGCTCGCGCTGGCCACGGTGCTCGCCCTTCCCACCGCCCAGGCGCAGGACCGGATCAAGCTGAAAGCCATCGGCCAGCCGCTGGCCACCGGGCTGATCCAGAAGAACAAGGAACAGCCCTTCTTCGAGAACTTCGCCGCCCGCACCGGCCTGCCGATCGATGTGGACTACAAGCCCATCGACACGCTCGGCATCAAGGACACCGAGCAGCTGCGCGTGATGAAGGCGGGCCTGTTCGACATCGTCTCGCTGCGGGTGTCGCAGAACTCGCGCGACGAGCCGACGATCCTGGGCCTCGACCTGGTGGGCGCCGCGCCTGACTACGCTACCGGCCGCAAGGTGGCCAAGGCCTATTTCGACACGGTCGATGCGCGGCTGCAACAGCAGTTCAACGTGAAGCTGCTCGGCGTGTGGCCCTTCGGCCCGCAGATCCTGTTCTGCAAGAAGCCGATTGCCTCGCTGGCCAACATCAAGGGCATGAAGGTGCGCGTGTACGACCAGAACCTGGCCAAGTTCATCGAGATGGTGGGCGGCACGCCGGTGCCGGTGTCGTTCGCCGACACGCACCAGTCGCTGTCGCTCGGCGTGGTCGACTGCGCCATCACCGGGCCGAGCTCGGCCAACTCGGCCGGCTGGCCCGAAGTCACGACCCACCAGCTGGCCATCGGCTTCCAGATGGCGCTCAACGGCTACGGCATGACGATGAAGTCGTGGAACGCGCTCAAGCCCGACCAGCAGGCCAAGCTCAAGGCGGCCTTCGACGGCCTGACCGAAGAGGTGTGGAAGTACTCCGAAGAGCTGTTCCGCGACGCGCTGAACTGCAATGCCGGCAAAGACCCGTGCACCACCGGCAAGAAGTTCAAGCTGGTCGACGTGCCGGTCACGCCGGCCGACCTCGAGCTGGTGCGCGGCGCGGTCGGCAAGGTGTCGCTGCCGGTGTGGGCCGAGGTCTGCGACAAGTCGAACCCGGGCTGTTCCAAGGGCTGGCAGGCGACCGTGGCGCCGGTGCTGGGGCTCAAGTGA
- a CDS encoding IclR family transcriptional regulator translates to MTDSSSPRSSSKAAGKVTRIDRDGDGTVQSLTRAMQLLELLADDDEGYRLVDIAARSGLSSSTAHRLLTTLEQRQFVQFDRETSLWYVGVRCFSVGAAFGRRRRIAHLALPVMRRLRDSSGESINLGIADLGDIVFVTQVESRELMRAIGKPGFRAPLHGTAMGQAILAAMAEDDVLQYLRTYGLPKLTPNTIARASRLHETLGEVRRAGYAVDDEQNAVGLRCIAAAIRDEHGQPFGAISLVGPTQRIKAADFAQLGATVRGAADEITAAYGGRLK, encoded by the coding sequence ATGACGGACAGCAGCTCCCCCCGCTCCTCCTCCAAGGCCGCCGGCAAGGTCACGCGCATCGACCGCGACGGCGACGGCACCGTGCAGTCGCTCACGCGGGCCATGCAGCTGCTCGAACTGCTGGCCGACGACGACGAGGGCTACCGCCTGGTCGACATCGCGGCGCGCAGCGGCCTGTCGTCGTCCACCGCGCACCGCCTGCTCACCACGCTGGAGCAGCGCCAGTTCGTCCAGTTCGACCGCGAAACCAGCCTCTGGTACGTGGGCGTGCGCTGCTTCTCGGTGGGCGCGGCCTTCGGGCGCCGGCGCCGCATCGCGCACCTGGCGCTGCCGGTGATGCGGCGGCTGCGCGACAGCTCGGGCGAAAGCATCAACCTGGGCATTGCCGACCTGGGCGACATCGTGTTCGTCACGCAGGTGGAAAGCCGCGAGCTGATGCGCGCCATCGGCAAGCCGGGGTTCCGCGCGCCGCTGCACGGCACGGCCATGGGGCAGGCCATCCTGGCCGCCATGGCCGAGGACGACGTGCTGCAGTACCTGCGCACCTACGGCCTGCCCAAGCTCACGCCCAACACCATTGCGCGCGCGTCGCGGCTGCACGAAACCCTGGGCGAGGTGCGCCGGGCGGGCTATGCGGTGGACGACGAGCAGAACGCCGTGGGCCTGCGCTGCATTGCCGCCGCCATCCGCGACGAGCACGGCCAGCCCTTCGGCGCGATCTCGCTGGTGGGGCCGACGCAGCGCATCAAGGCGGCCGACTTCGCGCAGCTCGGCGCCACGGTGCGCGGCGCCGCCGACGAGATCACCGCGGCCTACGGCGGGCGCCTGAAGTAG
- the hydA gene encoding dihydropyrimidinase — protein MSSHSAFDLVIRNAQAVTASDTFHCDIGVREGRIVQLGLALAGGAREIDAAGRAVTPGGVDAHCHLDQPMPAPMRMADGFASGTRSAACGGTTTVIPFAAQAKGQSLRAAVDDYHRRAEGQAHVDYAFHLIVSDPTPTVLREELPALIREGYSSFKIYMTYDDLKLDDGQVLDVLDVARAHGAMAMIHAENADCIEWLTRRLEAAGRTAPRYHAHARPMLVEREATHRAIALAELVDVPILVVHVSGREAVEQIRWARAHGLSVFAETCPQYLFLTAEDLGIDDSYQGAKCVCSPPPRDKANQQVIWDGLNDGLFTVFSSDHAPFRFDDPQGKKPGGQEVGFRHIPNGIPGLETRMALLWSEGVMAGRITPQKFVELTATNPAKAYGLHPRKGSIAVGGDADLVIWEEREFVLGNARLHHDVDYTPYEGMHLSAWPAMTLARGEVVWDGTTFTGRTGHGRFLPCGAPTLQPRRRG, from the coding sequence ATGAGCTCCCACTCGGCCTTCGACCTGGTGATCCGCAATGCGCAGGCCGTCACGGCCAGCGACACCTTCCACTGCGACATCGGGGTGCGCGAGGGGCGCATCGTGCAGCTCGGCCTCGCGCTGGCCGGCGGTGCGCGCGAGATCGACGCGGCCGGCCGGGCAGTGACGCCCGGCGGCGTCGATGCCCACTGCCACCTCGACCAGCCGATGCCCGCCCCCATGCGCATGGCCGACGGCTTTGCCAGCGGCACACGCAGCGCGGCCTGCGGCGGCACCACCACGGTGATTCCCTTCGCGGCGCAGGCCAAGGGGCAGTCGCTGCGCGCGGCGGTGGACGACTACCACCGCCGCGCCGAAGGCCAGGCGCATGTCGACTACGCCTTTCACCTGATCGTGAGCGACCCGACGCCCACGGTGCTGCGCGAGGAGCTGCCGGCGCTGATCCGCGAGGGCTACAGCTCGTTCAAGATCTACATGACCTACGACGACCTCAAGCTCGACGACGGCCAGGTGCTGGACGTGCTCGACGTCGCGCGCGCGCACGGCGCCATGGCCATGATCCATGCCGAGAACGCCGACTGCATCGAATGGCTCACGCGCCGCCTCGAAGCGGCCGGGCGCACCGCGCCGCGCTACCACGCGCATGCGCGGCCGATGCTGGTGGAGCGCGAGGCCACGCACCGCGCGATTGCGCTGGCCGAATTGGTCGACGTGCCGATCCTGGTCGTGCACGTGTCGGGCCGCGAGGCGGTCGAGCAGATCCGCTGGGCGCGTGCGCACGGGCTCAGCGTGTTCGCCGAGACCTGCCCGCAATACCTCTTCCTCACGGCCGAAGACCTGGGCATCGACGACAGCTACCAGGGCGCCAAGTGCGTGTGCAGCCCGCCGCCGCGCGACAAGGCCAACCAGCAGGTGATCTGGGACGGGCTCAACGATGGCCTCTTCACGGTGTTCTCGTCCGACCACGCGCCGTTTCGCTTCGACGACCCCCAGGGCAAGAAGCCGGGCGGCCAGGAGGTCGGGTTTCGCCATATTCCCAACGGCATTCCGGGCCTGGAAACTCGCATGGCGCTGCTGTGGTCCGAAGGGGTGATGGCCGGGCGCATCACGCCGCAGAAGTTCGTCGAGCTCACCGCCACCAACCCGGCCAAGGCCTACGGCCTGCACCCGCGCAAGGGGAGCATCGCGGTCGGCGGCGACGCCGACCTGGTGATCTGGGAGGAGCGCGAGTTCGTGCTCGGCAATGCACGGCTGCACCACGATGTCGACTACACGCCCTATGAAGGCATGCATCTGTCGGCCTGGCCGGCCATGACGCTGGCGCGCGGCGAGGTGGTGTGGGACGGCACAACCTTCACCGGCCGCACCGGGCACGGGCGCTTCCTGCCATGCGGCGCGCCCACGCTGCAGCCCCGGCGGCGCGGCTGA
- a CDS encoding aspartate/glutamate racemase family protein: protein MTRPLRLGVLTPSSNTALEPLTGTLAACVPGCSAHFSRFRVTEISLSAAGLGQFDDSKILAAAELLADAQVDVIAWSGTSSGWLGFDADRRLVERIRERTGIAATTAVLALNELLALRGVKRLGLVTPYTADVQQRIVDNYRALGIEVVAERHLGIRVNHDFALVEPAQLMASMREVAAARPEAITTFCTNLHAAPLAEAFEAETGIALLDTVSTTVWGQLRAVGADPAQVRGWGALFGWR from the coding sequence ATGACGCGCCCCCTTCGCCTTGGCGTGCTCACGCCCTCGTCCAACACCGCGCTGGAGCCGCTGACCGGCACCCTGGCCGCCTGCGTGCCGGGCTGCAGCGCCCATTTCTCGCGCTTCAGGGTGACGGAGATCTCGCTCTCGGCCGCGGGCCTGGGCCAGTTCGACGACAGCAAGATCCTTGCCGCCGCCGAGTTGCTGGCCGATGCGCAGGTCGACGTGATCGCCTGGAGCGGCACCTCGTCGGGCTGGCTGGGCTTCGATGCCGACCGGCGCCTGGTCGAGCGCATCCGCGAGCGCACCGGCATCGCCGCCACCACCGCCGTGCTGGCGCTCAACGAACTGCTGGCGCTGCGCGGCGTGAAGCGGCTCGGGCTGGTGACGCCCTACACCGCCGACGTGCAGCAGCGCATCGTCGACAACTACCGCGCGCTCGGCATCGAGGTGGTGGCCGAGCGCCACCTGGGCATCCGCGTGAACCACGACTTCGCGCTGGTCGAGCCCGCGCAGCTGATGGCATCGATGCGCGAGGTGGCGGCCGCGCGGCCCGAGGCCATCACCACCTTCTGCACCAACCTGCACGCCGCGCCCCTGGCCGAGGCGTTCGAGGCCGAAACCGGCATCGCGCTGCTCGACACCGTGAGTACCACCGTCTGGGGCCAGCTGCGCGCCGTGGGGGCCGATCCGGCGCAGGTGCGCGGCTGGGGCGCGCTGTTCGGCTGGCGGTGA
- a CDS encoding phage holin family protein: MLNNLAPFLVHWAITALSLWVASLIFRGIKFESTSALVISALLLGLANAVVKPLLIVLTLPLTLLTLGLFLLVINALMIMLVAALVRGFKLSGFWTAFFASIFISLLSIAIDSLVNSGDPATTIQMPTGSGKWL, encoded by the coding sequence ATGCTGAACAACCTCGCTCCCTTTCTCGTGCACTGGGCCATCACCGCGCTGTCGCTGTGGGTGGCCAGCCTGATCTTCCGCGGCATCAAGTTCGAGAGCACTTCCGCGCTCGTGATCTCGGCCCTGCTGCTGGGCCTGGCCAATGCCGTCGTGAAGCCGCTCCTGATCGTGCTCACGCTGCCGCTGACGCTGTTGACGCTCGGCCTCTTCCTGCTGGTGATCAACGCGCTGATGATCATGCTGGTGGCCGCGCTGGTGCGCGGATTCAAGCTTTCGGGCTTCTGGACCGCTTTCTTCGCGAGCATCTTCATCTCGCTGCTGAGCATTGCGATCGACTCGCTGGTGAACAGCGGCGACCCCGCCACCACCATCCAGATGCCGACGGGCAGCGGCAAGTGGCTGTAG
- a CDS encoding LysR substrate-binding domain-containing protein: protein MRRKIPPLQTLVCFDAAARHESYTRAAQELALTQSAVSRQIGTLEAFLGVALFRRTRHGVALTASGAAYARQITKRLEAMERDTLDAMAHQGEGGSLSLAAVPTFATRWLMPRLKGFAALQPDVVVHIETRTRPFLFADAEFDAALYAGTPAQVENWAGTRALMLMHEDVVPVCSPSLLPRGRAVTPAAIAQMPLLQQSTRPDGWRQWFDAQQVDAPNARGGPRYELFSILAAAASHGLGVALMPTMLVADELARGELVVACARPLSGERNYYLVTPERADQRPLLKFFSDWLLAEAQRRAA, encoded by the coding sequence TCGACGCCGCCGCGCGCCACGAGAGCTACACGCGCGCCGCGCAGGAACTCGCGCTCACGCAGAGCGCGGTGTCGCGCCAGATCGGCACGCTCGAAGCCTTCCTGGGCGTGGCGCTGTTCCGCCGCACCCGCCACGGCGTGGCGCTCACCGCGAGCGGCGCGGCCTATGCGCGGCAGATCACCAAGCGGCTCGAGGCCATGGAGCGCGACACGCTCGACGCCATGGCGCACCAGGGCGAAGGCGGCTCGCTCTCATTGGCGGCCGTGCCCACCTTTGCCACGCGCTGGCTGATGCCGCGCCTGAAGGGCTTCGCGGCATTGCAGCCCGACGTGGTGGTGCACATCGAGACGCGCACCCGCCCCTTTCTCTTTGCCGATGCGGAGTTCGACGCCGCGCTGTATGCCGGCACGCCCGCGCAGGTCGAGAACTGGGCCGGCACGCGCGCACTCATGCTGATGCACGAGGACGTGGTGCCGGTGTGCAGCCCGTCGCTGCTGCCGCGCGGCAGGGCCGTGACGCCGGCGGCCATCGCGCAGATGCCGCTGCTGCAGCAGAGCACGCGGCCCGATGGCTGGCGCCAATGGTTCGACGCGCAGCAGGTCGATGCGCCCAATGCGCGCGGCGGCCCGCGCTACGAGCTGTTTTCCATCCTGGCCGCGGCCGCCTCGCACGGCCTGGGCGTGGCGCTGATGCCCACGATGCTGGTGGCCGACGAACTCGCGCGCGGCGAACTGGTGGTGGCCTGCGCGCGGCCGCTGTCGGGCGAGCGCAACTACTACCTCGTGACGCCCGAGCGCGCCGACCAGCGGCCGCTGCTGAAGTTCTTCAGCGACTGGCTGCTGGCCGAGGCGCAGCGCCGCGCCGCCTAA